The Corallincola holothuriorum genome segment GTTTCTCATTTACTGGTTGGAAAGGCTCATTCTTTGGTGATCTGCACGCCTATGGTAAGCAAGCGGTGCGTTTCTATACCGAGACCAAAACCATCACCAGCCGTTGGTTTGATGGCGATGTGGCGGGCGCTCCCAATATGACGATCCAATTGAAGTAAGTGAGGTCTGTGTCGTGAATTTCGAACTGAATGAAGAACAACGCGCATTTGTCGATGCCGCCGCGCAGTTTTCTCGCGAGATGTTAGCGCCCAGTGCGGCTGATTGGGATCGTGAGCATACCTTCCCCATCGATGTCATAAGAGCGGCCGGCGAGATGGGCTTTTGTGGTTTGTACTGTCAGCCCCAACATGGCGGGCTTGGCTTGTCTCGGCTCAATGCCAGTTTGATATTCGAACAACTGGCGGCGGGGTGTACCAGTACTACCGCTTATTTAACTATTCACAATATGGCCAGTTGGATGGTCTCTACCTGGGCAACAGATCAAGCAGCTGAAGAGTGGGCGGCGTTGCTAACCAGCGGTCAGAAATTGGCATCTTACTGCTTAACGGAACCGAATGCAGGCAGTGATGCCGCGGCGCTGGCGACCAGAGCCGAAAAGGTTGGTGACAGTTATCTGATCAGTGGCAGTAAGGTGTTTATCTCCGGTGCGGGCGATACCGACCTACTGATTGTCATGGCACGTACTGGCGGTTCCGGGCCGAAAGGGATCAGTGCCTTTATGGTGCCTGCTGATGCCGATGGCATTAGCTATGGCCGTCGTGAGCCGAAAATGGGCTGGAACAGTCAGGCTACCCGCAGTGTTAGTTTCGACAAGGTTGCTGTGCCTGCGCACTACTTGTTGGCTGAAGAGGGGCAGGGTTTTGCGCTGGCCATGAAGGGGCTGGATGGTGGCCGGATTAACATTGCTACCTGCTCCGTAGGCACCGCGCAACAGGCTGTGGAAGACGCCAGTCGTTATCTATCTGAACGTAAGCAGTTTGGTAAGCCGTTGGCCGATTTCCAGGCATTGCAGTTCATGTTGGCAGACATGACGACTGAATTGGTTGCCGCGCGGCAACTGGTGCGGATGGCTGCCAGCAAGCTTGATAACGGTGATAGTGATGCCACCACCTATGCCGCCATGGCGAAGCGTTTTGCTACCGATGTTGGCTTTAAGGTGGTTGATGATGCGCTGCAGCTATTTGGTGGCTATGGCTATATTAATGAATACCCCCTAGAGCGTTATCTAAGGGATCTGCGAGTGCACCGGATCCTTGAAGGTACAAACGAGATTATGCGGTTGATTATTAGTCGGCGGGTGTTGGCTGATGGCATGGTGAGTATTACTTAAGGCATTGAAAAGCCGAACTGTTAGTGCCTCCGATAGGGGCTTATGGGTGTAAGGAGTTTTCATATGAGTGAGCATTTATCTATCTATGACAGTGAGTTACTCAAACTGACTCGGCATGGGCATACGCTGGTGATCACCATCAGCCATCCACCGGCGAACACCTGGACCAAGCAAAGTTTGAATGATCTCTCTCAGCTTATTCGTAGCGTGACCAATGAGCGTGACATCTACACTCTGATCATCACTGGCGAAGGCGATAAATTTTTTTCTGCCGGCGCCGATTTAAGCTTGTTTGCCGATGGCGACCCGGAAACCGCGCGTGCAATAGCGCATAGCTTTGGTACCGCGTTTGAAGCATTGAGTGAGTTTCGTGGTTTAACCATCGCAGCCATAAATGGCTATGCCATGGGCGGGGGCTTGGAGGTTGCCATGGCGTGCGATCTTCGTATCGCTGAATCTCAGGCGAAAATGGCGCTGCCAGAGGCCAGTGTTGGTTTATTACCTTGTGCTGGTGGCACCCAAAACTTACCGCACTTGGTGGGCGAGGGGTGGGCTAAGCGGATGATTTTGTGCGGTGAACGAGTGGATGCTGATACAGCTGCAAAGATAGGCCTAGTGGAAGTCGTGGTAGAGACAGGTGAGGCACTGACAACGGCATTGGCTTGGGCAAAACAAGCCGAAAAGCAGAGCCCACTGGCGGTAGGAGCGTGCAAGCAGTTGATCCAACACGGTCGGAAAAACCCGATGTGGCAGGGATTAGAAAAAGAGCGTGAATACTTTGTCAGCCTATTTGGCACTGCTGACCAGGCGGAAGGTGTACAGGCCTTCTTAGAAAAGCGCGCACCGGTTTGGCGTAACAGTTGATGCTCGGGTGCCCTTGGCCGTTGACCATTAGCCCCTATAACGCCAGCAAATAAGAGGTTGGAGCAATCCCATGACAGATACAACTCAGACCATGGCAGCGGATCTTTTGATCAGCGAGATGACGGTCGGTAAGCGCTTCAAGATTGGGGTGGTAACGCTGAATGCGCCAACCAAGCTCAATGCCTTGAGCTTGAGCATGGTGGAGGGGCTAGGAGCGCAACTGCACATTTGGGCAAACGATAAAAAGATAGCTGCCGTTTGGTTGCAAGGTGCGGGTGACAAAGCTTTTTGCGCCGGTGGCGACATTGTTGATATGTATCATGCCATGGTTGCAACGCCCCACACGGTACAAGCGGAAGTGTGTCACTTTTTCACTCAGGAGTACCAGACAGATCACTTGATCCATACCTTTCCTAAGCCGGTGATCGTCTGGGGTGATGGCATTGTGATGGGCGGCGGTATCGGCTTGATGGTGGGCGGTAGCCACCGTTTGGTAACGGAACGTTCGCGACTGGCAATGCCAGAGATATCTATAGGGTTGTATCCCGACGTGGCGGGCAGCTGGTTTCTGCCGAAAATGCCCGACAATGCGGGGCTGTTCTTAGGGCTGACAGGCGCGCAAATCAACGGTCGTGACGCGGTGCATCTGAATATGGCGGATCACCGGGTGAGCTCTGCGAAACAAACTCAACTGAAAGCAGGTTTAGCGAATTTATCGTGGCAGGGAGATAACCATGATTTTGCCATGCTCAGTGATTTTTTTCGTGACCATGAACTGTCCATCAAAGACAAAGATGTCGCCCTGCCCGAAGGCTACTTAAGTCACCAGCAAACCGTATCTGATCTATGTGCTGGCGAGAGCTTGCAACAGGTCGCGGCAGCGATCCTAAACCAGGATACTGACGATCCTTGGTTGCAACGGGCGCAGGCCAATTTGCGTGCAGGGAGTCCGAACACCGCCCATCTTATTTGGCAGATGATCCAGCAGCCACCAGCAGATCTAGCGTCAGCTTTTCGGCAAGAGTTGGGCATGTCGTGCCGTTGTGCTGAGAGCGGCGAGTTTGCCGAAGGGGTAAGGGCGCTATTGATCGATAAAGACCGCAAACCGCAATGGCAGTTTGCAGATGTGAACCAAGTACCAGAGTCTGTGGTGCGACATCATTTCAGTTCGCCGTGGCCTGCCGATGTGCACCCGCTGCGCTCATTAGGTCATTGATGCTCTTGTTGAAAAGGCGGAGTGAATATGACGAGTGGAAGAAGGAGAACATAGCATGACTATCGGCTTTATCGGTCTCGGCAATATGGGATTACCGATGGCGCAGAACCTGCTGCGATCTGGGCATACCCTCAAGGTGTTTGACCTGAGTTCCAGCGCAGTGAGCACCGCAGAGCAGGACGGTGCCATAGTGATGAGCAGTGCCGCAGAAGCGGTGGAGGGCAGTGCTATCGTCATCACCATGTTGCCTGGTGATCAGCAGGTATTAGACCTCTATCTTGCTAAACACGGCTTATTAAGTCATGGCAACGGTTCGACCCTATTTGTTGATTGTTCAACGGTGGCCGCGACAACCTCGCAAACGATTGCTGTACAGGCCGATGCGATGGGTACTTCGATGATAGATGCGCCAGTCTCCGGTGGAACAGTGGGAGCAGCGGCGGCTACCTTAACCTTTATGGTGGGGGGGCCGGATGCGGCCTTTCAACGAGTGCAACCGGTATTAAAAAACATGGGCGCCAACGTCTTCCATGCTGGTGCCAAAGTGGGGGATGGTCAGTTAGCAAAAGCGTGTAACAACATGCTACTGGCCGCTCTGATGATAGGTACCAGTGAGGCGCTGCAGTTGGGAGCTGATAATGGCTTGGATATTGCCAAGCTCACCGAGATCATGCGACAAAGTTCGGGCGACAATTGGGTGTTGAACAAGTACCACCCGTGGCCGGGCGAGATGCCAGCAGCCCCCGCCAGTCATGATTATGAACCCGGTTTTATGGTGAAGTTGATGACCAAAGATCTTGGCTTAGCAATGCAAACGGCATTGGCTAGCGGTACGCCAACGCCCTTGGGTGCAATGGCGCGTTCAATTTATGCCCAGCATGGTCGCGACGGTTGGGACGAGAAAGATTTCTCCAGTGTACTAACGCGGTTCAGCGACAACAAATGAGCGAAAAGCAGAGGGAGTAAAGTTATGCAGATCGTCAGTAAAGTGGTGGCTATTACTGGAGCCGGTAGCGGTTTAGGCCGTGCGATGGCGTTGAGCTTTGCCGCCCAGGGCGCTCATTTGGCCTTGCTGGATCTTAATGCCGATGCCCTCAGCGATACAGCGAGCTTGATTGAAGCTGCAACGGGTCAATCGGTAGAGGGCGAGCCTCAGCAAACCACCCATGCCGCCAGCAAGCCACCCACTTGTCGCTGCTATGTGCTTGATGTCACCAATGAGGCGGAAGTGGAACACTGTTTCGATGCCATTGCTAACGACTTTGGCGCGTTACACGTGCTGATAAACAGCGCTGGCATTATGCGGGACAACATGCTGCTAAAAGTCAAAGAGGGCAAGGTGGTCGATAAGATGTCCCTCGGTGTGTTTAATACCGTTCTGCATGTCAACTTGACTGGCAGTTTTCTCTGTGGCCGTGAAGCCGCTGCGCAGATGGTTCAGCATCAGTGTGAAGGGGTGATCATCAATCTGGCCAGTGTCTCCCGCGCCGGCAATATGGGCCAAAGTAACTATTCTGCAGCCAAGGCTGGCGTGTCTGCAATGACGGTCACGTGGGCGAAAGAGTTGGCTCGATTTGGTATCCGCGCTGCAGCCATCGCCCCCGGCGTGTTTGCCACCCCTATGACCGAAGTCATGAAACCGGAAGCGATGGAACGATTGAAGCAGGCGATCCCAGCCAAGCGGCTAGGCGAAGCGGAAGAAATAGCACACGCCGCCCGGTTTATCATCGAAAATGACTACTACACTGGCCGGGTGTTGGAGTTGGATGGTGGGATAAGGGTGTAGATAAAACAGGGTCATCCGATCAAATCGATATCAGGCTCGGTCAGTTTTACTGATTTGTAATTAACCACATTAATAGCGAATGCCTAACGGTTGTGCACTCGCTGAACCCACCTTTTTTAAATGGCGCATTCGCACCGTTTACCGGTATTTTCGCTTCGTTCCGGCATAGCAGGAAACTTTTCCGTTTTCACGGCTTAGCCTTTGCTAAACCTGTGTGTTAACTGCTTGTTTGAACGGCTAAATAGCTGATAAGGTAGTTTTACTGTTTAGACATAGAAGGAAATATTTGCTCCGGCATAGGAGGAAAAATTCCTTCTACTTATACTGTTAACTGTCATCGAATCGTATGAGAAAAGAGTACATAGCAAAGATATTGGGAAATAATCCTAATGTCATCGAAAACGATAATGGTAGTGCTGTTGTTGTGTCGATCAAAACTAGTGACATCGATATATATGTAACAGTGCCATACGATATCAACGAAGTATTCTGGGAAGCGAAGAATAAAGAGGGAGTTGTGCTCGTACAAGACAGTCACGAGTTCTATG includes the following:
- a CDS encoding acyl-CoA dehydrogenase family protein, with amino-acid sequence MNFELNEEQRAFVDAAAQFSREMLAPSAADWDREHTFPIDVIRAAGEMGFCGLYCQPQHGGLGLSRLNASLIFEQLAAGCTSTTAYLTIHNMASWMVSTWATDQAAEEWAALLTSGQKLASYCLTEPNAGSDAAALATRAEKVGDSYLISGSKVFISGAGDTDLLIVMARTGGSGPKGISAFMVPADADGISYGRREPKMGWNSQATRSVSFDKVAVPAHYLLAEEGQGFALAMKGLDGGRINIATCSVGTAQQAVEDASRYLSERKQFGKPLADFQALQFMLADMTTELVAARQLVRMAASKLDNGDSDATTYAAMAKRFATDVGFKVVDDALQLFGGYGYINEYPLERYLRDLRVHRILEGTNEIMRLIISRRVLADGMVSIT
- a CDS encoding enoyl-CoA hydratase, which produces MSEHLSIYDSELLKLTRHGHTLVITISHPPANTWTKQSLNDLSQLIRSVTNERDIYTLIITGEGDKFFSAGADLSLFADGDPETARAIAHSFGTAFEALSEFRGLTIAAINGYAMGGGLEVAMACDLRIAESQAKMALPEASVGLLPCAGGTQNLPHLVGEGWAKRMILCGERVDADTAAKIGLVEVVVETGEALTTALAWAKQAEKQSPLAVGACKQLIQHGRKNPMWQGLEKEREYFVSLFGTADQAEGVQAFLEKRAPVWRNS
- a CDS encoding enoyl-CoA hydratase/isomerase family protein, with protein sequence MTDTTQTMAADLLISEMTVGKRFKIGVVTLNAPTKLNALSLSMVEGLGAQLHIWANDKKIAAVWLQGAGDKAFCAGGDIVDMYHAMVATPHTVQAEVCHFFTQEYQTDHLIHTFPKPVIVWGDGIVMGGGIGLMVGGSHRLVTERSRLAMPEISIGLYPDVAGSWFLPKMPDNAGLFLGLTGAQINGRDAVHLNMADHRVSSAKQTQLKAGLANLSWQGDNHDFAMLSDFFRDHELSIKDKDVALPEGYLSHQQTVSDLCAGESLQQVAAAILNQDTDDPWLQRAQANLRAGSPNTAHLIWQMIQQPPADLASAFRQELGMSCRCAESGEFAEGVRALLIDKDRKPQWQFADVNQVPESVVRHHFSSPWPADVHPLRSLGH
- the mmsB gene encoding 3-hydroxyisobutyrate dehydrogenase; translated protein: MTIGFIGLGNMGLPMAQNLLRSGHTLKVFDLSSSAVSTAEQDGAIVMSSAAEAVEGSAIVITMLPGDQQVLDLYLAKHGLLSHGNGSTLFVDCSTVAATTSQTIAVQADAMGTSMIDAPVSGGTVGAAAATLTFMVGGPDAAFQRVQPVLKNMGANVFHAGAKVGDGQLAKACNNMLLAALMIGTSEALQLGADNGLDIAKLTEIMRQSSGDNWVLNKYHPWPGEMPAAPASHDYEPGFMVKLMTKDLGLAMQTALASGTPTPLGAMARSIYAQHGRDGWDEKDFSSVLTRFSDNK
- a CDS encoding SDR family oxidoreductase encodes the protein MQIVSKVVAITGAGSGLGRAMALSFAAQGAHLALLDLNADALSDTASLIEAATGQSVEGEPQQTTHAASKPPTCRCYVLDVTNEAEVEHCFDAIANDFGALHVLINSAGIMRDNMLLKVKEGKVVDKMSLGVFNTVLHVNLTGSFLCGREAAAQMVQHQCEGVIINLASVSRAGNMGQSNYSAAKAGVSAMTVTWAKELARFGIRAAAIAPGVFATPMTEVMKPEAMERLKQAIPAKRLGEAEEIAHAARFIIENDYYTGRVLELDGGIRV